ttgaaatggcaaacatgtgactttatgtcagattgttgtgtcttatgcagagaactgtatttagtgaatttaaaaagtgctattttaaaatgcaaaatgtgtgtaaaacagaaaaggtgtttagacttttggagacttgagaagaagttttgctctctgtgtgtcagtttaaataattgtgctgtgcatgtcattttagtgtgttagcaattggaaaaaactgtaaaagaatATGTAAATTCTGATAGCATGAAGACTGCAAGCAGTTTGTTAGAATCTCTGTGCAAAAAGCATGGAATGAGAGGGAAGTTCATTCATAGTTAAAGTATAACAATGTGTAAGATTGGGAATATAAATTTGGTATACTGCTTGTGAATAGTGGCGTTTGCATGTCAAATTAGTGATGCTGAACTATGCAATTCCTAAGATGTAACATTTGATTGGATGAAGATTGCAAGCAAATTTTGAGAATACCTATGCATTAAAAATGTGAGAGAAAATGCTTTTGTTTTAAAAGGTAAAGTATGAAATATGTAAGGAGTGTGTTTCTCAATGTGccttttaattttaaacatataaacattaCTCAGGTACAATTGCTCACTTATTATAGGTTTAAAATGCTTTCTACGGTTTACTTTTTTATGAACCCCTATTCTGGGAAGCTGCGCTCTTTTTGGTCTTTACATTCTGTGTAGTAAAATCATATTTTGCTGACCTATTTTCAATTTCTTATCTATTTGTGTTATTTAGTTTCATGTCTAATGTTTCCACATTCATTTACTGTAGTAACATTATAAGCTACTGCTGGTcttttactttaaatataatgtatattgagtctatgtatttgaaacatttgaatggactgataaagggagctgtaaagtatttttgttgaagtacaatgaccataataatgtaccaaatctaacttgtataaatattgcagtatagaaaaatgctatatatatatatacatttataggtaaaatttaactcctaacctcctgtacctattctgtgacgtcaaacaacttccttgtgcaaaggatcatgggggccctaagtgtccatcagttgtacccttcgaaatccttcattccgagggccctttgaagtggccagttttgagcacttcaatatggcggcaatgattattttcatatatatcggagggcgatatatcccattTGGAATGCACCATTTATCTGTATCCCAGTCTTAAAAGTTTGGCTCTTCTAATTTCAGCTGCAGctctgttttctttttaaagttcCTTTAGCATTCTATCAGTCTTTCTAACTTCCTCATATAAGAATATCCATCCTGAATTATAGTCTGCTCACCAGAAATATAGCCTGCTTTTGGCTGAGGGAGATCTACTTGTTGACCTCATTTGGCAATGTTGCAAATGTTATGTTAAAATGCATAGGAGAAAAAACAATGGCCAGTTCTTATGGGGACATCCTGTAATATATGCATAACTCATATGAAATCATTTTACTGCAGCGTTTTGGAGATATGTCACATTTTTTGACTTAAAAGGCCTATAAAGCACCCGTTTCTAATAAGTAGAAAAAAGGAATGGACATTAAGATGgatgaaaaagttttttaaagtgGAATAATGACATATATCTCCAAAACGCTGCAGTAAAATGGTTTCATATGAGGTGTgcatgggacgtcccctataaaAACTGACAGTCAAaaatgcatacagcatgcaaaATCGTTGTGTTTCCTTTTGCCTTGATTaccaatataatttatttaactcAGCCAGCAGACTCATTAACAAACTTAAATTTCTGTCAGTATTAGGCTGTTATTATGTTACAAATAGCTCTAATAATTTCCTTTTCCTTTGACTTATTAGACTTTACAAATTATTTCCCTTTTTTAACTGCTCTAAATCTAATCTGAAACtacataaactcacaatttttacagtacagtaaaattatattgattttaatgtttgtattaTCTTTTTAATTTCAAGTTTAAAACTATCAGTTTCCAATAATCTATTATTAAGTTTTCAATATGTCTTAGAGGTTTTTACATGTTTCATTATTCCATTTAATGAGAAGATAAATCATTTTGTGACTGTATTGATGGTTCAATGGACACTCTGTTCATATTTTGTTGGAATGAAttagaaattaaacaaaaatcgATTCTTGACTGTTTAGATATATCTCTATTACTCCATGTGAACTTTCTTaaaaattacatattacatAAAAATCTCCATATTCACAAAAGACAATATTAAAATCCCCACCCAGAATACTTTcaatatcatgtttttttttctcttaccTTATTAATCTCATTTTCAGTATCAGAGAACAAAAaaacgttttatattttttaatatcttAAATATAGTACAGTAGCCTacttaacaaaaatattttcctaTCAATTGATATTGTTAGAATTATTCACCTACCCCTACTGTGGACTTTGCTACTAAAAAAATTACCTATAAACTATAAGCCTAAATAtattcagttttgatttcagggggactttaggCCCACGGATTTCCGTGTGCAGCGCGCCCTCTGCCGTCCTCTCCAGTGTGACACAGCGACGACGCTGTTCTGTTTCCAAGCGCAACCCAAAAGCACAACAGTTGCCTTCTCGCTACCGTTTATTGCAAATCTTTCATTCGTTAACATCATTCCCAGTTTATTTTCACGACAGGACCTTCTAATGCTCGATCCTAATGTTAACGCACTATATTTAATTCTAGAAACGTTTATTTTTGCTCCTTGTCACGATAAAACTCTGCATTACCCTGCTGTAATGGTAAGTAGCTTAGCCAGCTAACATTAGCTAATCTGATGGAAAACTAGATAATAATTTGTGCTGCTACattttaccagtttattaacATACCCgttatgtctaaataataaactGATGTGATCTCTAAAATATGCAGTTTAAAATTGGGAAAAGGGTGAATACCAGCCCGATCTACAAGATGACACCAGTAGGTTGTAACTTAATGTTTTCAGGCCATTGATATCATTAAATGCAATGTAAGTTCAGTGTAACATAATGCtgctctattttattttataagcaATATCAAATCATAAGATGTTCAGAAATAAGCGTGATTTGTGCGAAAGGGTTATAAAGGCCAGATCAAACAGTAATCACTCCCCTATAATGTCATTATTGATATAATTAAACAGTAAAAGTGTTTTAAAGGCTGTATTAATAAGAGACACCTATAGACAATAATAAAACCATTTTCTGTGCTTAAAATGACTAAATGCATTGGAAAATTAAACTATTAATCACATAGACGAAGTAAAATACTAAAGTTAAAGTTGTAAAATGCAAATTACTTTGTACTAAAGTAATTTGCGTGTTTGAGAtaagtttattcatttaattgtaTACATCGTTAACATCTTTGAACCAGATATGCAAATCGGCCTCATATGAATATGTCATTCAGCCAGAAGAGGGCGCTGGTTCTCTGTAGTAAGTTGTCTGTCACAAACTTTGTAAAGGTGTTtgccattaaatataatattctgtggcttttCCTGTAGGCCGATTTTGGGTTTAATGAGCACCATCAGAATGAGGTGATAAACTATATGCGCTTTGCCCGTTCTAAACGGGCCTTGAGACTGAAGACAATCGACTCCTGTTTCCAAGACTTGAAAGACAGTAGGTGAGAGAACGCAAGCATATGTCGTTTGTGTATTTGCAATAACTTTCTTTTAGTTTCCATCTTTAAATGTTCTTCTCTGACTATTTCCCCTTCTCTACCTCCATATTAAAGGCTCATAGAAGAGACTTATACGGTGGACGAGGTGTCTGACATGCTTGACGGGCTGCAGGTGCTGGTGCGTGGAGAAGTGGAGATGGAACTCATAAACACAGCTCACACTAATGTGCTTCTGCTGCGACAACTCTTTTCTCAGGCGGAGAAATTCTATCTGAGACTGCAAACAGACATTTCTGAGCTGGAGAACAGGTGaggaaaagaaataaattatttgtctCTACCATTTCATTGCGACTTTAGAGAAGAAACTAACCATATGataaaagaaatgttttctgcagtccttcttaaaatgtcttaaattcttttaaaaatagttaATGTCTTAAAATCTCAATTTAGCCTTTATCTGAAATGCAGATTATTACACTTCAAAAGGctatgatttaattaaataagtaTGAGTGCTGTATGGTCAGCTGCCTATTGCACATTCAAGCTTGTATTTCAACcttgttaataattaaaaagtCACATTGTGCACAAAATGTAATGTCTGggtatttttgatattttgattGTTCAGTAGACATCATAATTATTGTTCAAAATTAGGGCTGTGACCGCCAACTTATTGTGATAGCCAACTTAACCATATACCTAAACTAAATGCATTTTGTAATatgtacagtgctcagcgtaaatgagtacagtaacattttaaacaatatctcaattaacacaaaaacaatttccaaaatattgacaagactaagttttatataacatatgttttatttataacatgaaagtaaagttaataatataacttagcgaatgaaattttcagttttactcaaattagggtgatgcaaaaatgagtacaccccagtgaaagtctctggagcaaagctaaattttagactacaaatgacTATGTTAACAAGACATGCATGGGTGCCATCCACGAAAGAAGActttcctaaagcccaggcacaaaaaagcctgcCTAGAGTTTGCCTGGGCCcctgctgacaaagatgaagactactgggactctatactctggagtgatgagaccaagataaatgatTTTGGAattgatggcttcaaaactgtatggcatgcaaaggtgaggaatacaaagaaaaatgcatggtgcctacagtgaaacatggtggtggcagtgtccttatgtggggctgcctgagtgctgctggtgttggggagctgcatttcattcatggcctcatgaattcacagatgtactgctctatactgaaagagaagatgctaccatcactccgtgctcTTGGTCGTCATGcacctttccaacatgacaatgatcctaaacacacatctaaggccactgctGGATTTCTctagaagaacagggtgaaagtgattcattggctcctgatctgaacccaattgaatacctatggggaattctgaagagacaagttgagagtcactccatccagcatccagtctcttaaagaggtcattcttgaagaatggaaaaagatagatgttgcaaaatgtcgccaacttgttcattccatgcctagaagacttgttGTCATTAAAAcatggggtgtactcatttttgcatcatcctaatttgagtaaaactgaaaaatgtgtgatccaagttatattattaaccttactttcatgttataaattaaacagatgctatattaaatgtattaatttacattgagcactgtatataaaatatgaggctcaaacatccatttcataacaaatgtgcatgtttattttagCACTTACGTCAGTTAACCAACAGACTACAGTctgtaaaacatgaaaataaatatcagtAAATAATGGTAACCTAAATATTTACAAAGTAAAAACATTTGTTGCAGTATCAACTTCAAAATAAATCATTGTTTTGATTTGTAATCTTTCTCTGTGATTATTTGATCTTGACTCAAAAGTTTTCAAAGGGTGGGTTATGCTTTCAGACATGTAACATTTCAGATGACTATAACATTAAGATATTCCACTCAGCAAGACTCCAGTCTGAGGAGGATGTAAAAGAGGTAGGCCTGAAATGCATTCGTCAAGCAGTAGTATGTGTAGGCAGAGAACAGAAAGATAGAAAACCAAAGAAACTCTACATTTTCTTTGCATACTGATGAACCAGACCTGGACAGTTATAGGTGGAGGAGAGAAACCAAAGGACAGAAGATGAGAGAAGATGTCCTTGAGGCACTTCAATACCTTAGTTCTTCAGAAAGTCACCTGGTTCTAGTTTGAACTGATTGTTAACAAAATTGTCTTGGTGttgtaattgtttttaattgtacTCATCATGCTACCCACAAGACTGAATTAGATTAATTTGAGGGGCTTAGGATGACAAATCGGTGGCAATACACTTAATTTCTTAGTGATCTCATATTCGTGACCCATGCACTCCTGCTCCACTGTCAATATTCTAAACCACATCCTTCCTACTGCTCTGGTTGGGCCTTATGCTGAAAGGTCAGCTGAAAGTTATACTTTCACTCTCAAAGCTAGCAGATGCACCAAGGACAATAAGTTTAacaataatggtagttattttcctaaaaatccttctaaatataaaagaatagagAGTctacaccacaactataaccaTAACAACACAAAGTAAAGACATAATTGAAGTCACTtgcagaacatttttttttccagctgatgaatgataaaaacattgacagccaatcagaatccattctgcTTTATGAGCTCAAGCATTTAATGTGgcagatgacaaaactgcagAGCATGATTAGAATAAGCAATGATTGTACActgtgtggatgctaatatagttatagtTGTTTTAATGGTTATcattagttattatttttttatatcttGTTGTGAATGGGCCTATAGAATACTTCACTTTATGTATTTTTAGTTATACACATAACTATGcaaagttttacaaatattataaatatttatatatactcaAATAGTTAAATTACCCAGGATAAATAGTTAATTATGTAAGCATAGTATTTCACGTCAAAGAATCCAAAGAGGTGGTGCTTTGATTAAATATGTTTAGAATCACTGCTTAAATGAATAGTTTACCAAAAATGAAGTCTACCATCATTACCTTCATGTTGTTtgaactagtgttgtcaaaagtaccaacttcggtaccaagttagatgcctgctttcaaacactatcatgtgtatctgtgtaagcgctcagtgaagtGCGTCAACAATGGtcccgaagtcggtacttttaaCAACACTAGCTTGAACCcatttggctttttttttctttgctctaACCCTCACACAAAGCTTTTGTATGACtttagaagacttggaatatatgCACAAGTGAATAGGCTACTTTTATAattgtttttggagcttgacagcccaAGTCCCCATCCACTTGCAttgtttgggaaaaaaaaacagcttggACATTCTGCTAAATAACCTCCTTTTCCTAACCACAAATATTGAGAAACTTTGCAAGTAAATGAGTAGaatatgaattttcatttttgtcctTTTAAAATTATACACCAGAGTGTGGTCATTACTGAACTAAATttgaccaacaaaaaaaaaaattgcaaacacAGATCTGAGAGAGCTGAGCAGCATTCACACACATTAACACTTTTACTGTAACATGTAAACATGTTTACTGTAACATGTTGCTTTTGCAGTCTGGTGGTGTTTGTGGCTGAGTGTATTTTGTCTCCATTACAAACATAAACAGCTGTTTGTGTATGATCCTCCCTCCTTTGCACATCAGGGATGGGCCTCACACAGGGAAAACACCCATATCTACATGTGTACACCGCAATCTTCTCAGACCACACAGCCAAATGTTTTGCCTACCACAAACTGTCTCACAAGGAGAAGGAGGGgctttatttttccatttagaACCATGTAACtgacatgcatgtgtgtgttttttagaGGCTCTTCCTCTCTCCCTTTTTTGACTCCACCCACTACCAAGAATCCGAGCAGGTGCATCTGCTTTTGTTTCATTGATGTGTCTTTTCTGTGGCTTACAGGAACATGTAACATCAACTTAAattgattaatatttttcatacatttaaaagagtcattatacattttttcattACTTATGTTTTCCCTAATGTCCACTAAAAGGtccattatatttttttagcTAAAGCAtgcataatgtgttttttaatgaCCATTATTGTCCTTATTTGAACATCAGAATTAAACGTGCCATTTGACTAAAATGATAAAGgaccttaaaaataaatttcagcCACTCTTTCCTAATATTGATGTTCATTCTCCTACAAAATGTTCAAAAGTATTCATAAATTATACTTATTAACTGGAGAGAAAGACTGGAGAGAATTGACTACTATGGTTGAATGGGCTACTTTTATggtattttttgtctttttggagcttgacagccccAGTCTCCATTCACTTGCATTGTATGGAAAAGCAGTGTGGACATTCAGCTCCACATGAACCTTATGGTTTGACATCTTTAGAATTACTTATAATTAAGATATCGCTCATCTATTGTGCGACATTCATAATGAAtccttacattttttaaatttcttatCTTATTAGAGAGTTACTGGAGCAAGTAGCTGAGTTTGAGAAGACTGATTTCAAACCCAACAGCAAGGTGAGCTCATTGCAGGTCTGGACAGGAGACACATGCCTCTGATAGGTATAGTCAGTTATTAAGTTGTTTCATTTGTAGCAGCCTgcacaaaattcacattttgcaGGTTAAAGTGTGACATGCACATTTTGTTGTTCTAGATTGTAATGACGTGTGATGTTCTTAAGTACAGATTATCATGCTAGTCTGATAATGACAGCAAATAAAAACAGTCGAAACATAAATTCCCTTAACATCTTATATAATCAGTATAAGTCAATATAACTTTAGTTTCTGTCATGGTCATGAGTTCAAATGCAAAATTCCATGAATTGCATTGAGTTTATTTAGCAAATTTAGAAGTAGATGAGAATATAAATGGCTTCAATGCTAATAAACCACAATACTAATTTTGATAAAAATTTGATGTGTCCTAAATAAACAAAGACGGTACTATATTTTAAGAATGTTTCTCCATGGTGAGCTGCCTTCAACATCTGCTTTATGTGCTTTTAGGTAAATCAGGAGTCCAGTAAGCCAAAATTAGCACCGCTGAATGAAGGTGTTTCTGAACTACtccagaaggtttttttttttaattattaaatttgaACAAGGACACATGTACTGCACATAAATCAACAATAACAGATAAAgtcttttactttttaattttaggAGATTTCCAGACTACAAGAGGACAATGACAAATTGAAAGCTAGACTCAGAACTTTGGAATCTCAGGTAAAgaaatgatgatgataataataataaaaataataataataatagtgaacTTGATGCATACTGTGGCCCCAGAAAGTATTTGCACCctaaacaatattattttataatttaaaatgttttgcttaagtgaaCTTGTGCTatgtttctttaaaataaaagccatttggtttgatattttgcaAAAGCCatgacattcagacatttttaattgTGGCTTAAGTGTCCAATAGTTATTATCTCTCATGCCTTTATAACGATTGTATTGTAGGCTATGAGCGCTCTAGATGACAAGTCCAAAGCAGAGAGGGCCTTGAAAGACCTTCAAAAAAGTCAAGGAGATCATCAGGTATAAAATATACCATGAACTTTACCAAGCTGGCAATTTTAGCCTTCAGCTTCATTAGTGATAGACCTATACTTTGTTTTGCAAATATATGTAGCATGGATTTGATCCTATAGCAAACATTTGGATTGTGTTTGAGCCTTTGTCAATGCCCCTGTGGACACAGAGAGTGATTTCCTTTGTTGGCAATATGACTTCCCATATTTTGTTTATGAGATTTTATTTCTCACCATTTCTGTTATGACTTCTTCTATGGCTTCATGGAAACTCTGTGGTAtgtgctgttttgttttgttatattcCTGTAAAGGTTTTTGTAAAGTTTAGAAACAGCAATAAAATTGACAAAATATTTACAGACAATTTTTTGCATTGGTAGTTTGCAATGTGTGCTCAGGAGATCGCAAATCTCGAAGGCACAGTTGCAGCAATGCAGGCTGACTTTGAAAAGACCCTGAATGCCAACGTTGCTTCTCAAAAAGACCTGCAGGACAGCCTTGTATCCGCTAAACATGACCTGCTTCGTGTCCAGGAGCAACTTTCCCTTGCTGAGAAGGTACTAAGCCTGCTCATTGCAAATTCTTATTCAGAGATGTAACGCTTATCAGACACTAATCTGAATCCTGACCTGACTGTTCACAGTGAAATCACATTGCAAAAAACAGATACATATTTAGTATATTTCCACATACGAGATCAGATAACAATTGGAAATTTAATTAAGTTTGACTTTGGCTCCTCACTTTAAAAAACAGATCTGTGTGAAAAATCAGCTTCAGTGTGAACCATAACCTTTAACTTTCcccaaaatatatttatttattattgacagtaatacattttaatatatataaatttaattatatattattataattattatacataattcattattatttaatatttatattttttatacattaCAATAGATGAAAAAAATcctttaaaaatcttaaaaagcCAAACTTTGTATCTAACAAACTTTTAAGGTATCTGTTTATAAATCAGTGAAGCTTGATGTGTTTGATAAATCATATTGTGTTTATTTACGGAATAAGGAACTGGAAAAGAAATTTCAGCAGACGGCTGCATACCGCAACATGAAGGAGATTCTCACTAAAAAGAATGAACAGATTAAAGATCTGAGAAAGAGACTACAAAGGTATAATTTCACTTCAGATGTTATGACCATCACTGAAATGTTTCATAAAACTGCCATTAGTTTTAAATCCAATATTGTTCTAAATTTGTTGCATTATATTCCCTTCTCAGGTATGAATCAGATGAGTGAACGTTTAACCCACAGGAAACAAATGAAGAGGTCAACAGAGGGACTTTTAATGCATATTAAAGGAAGTGAAGTAATTTTTGTCTATAAAGATATACATTTCAAAAAGGCAAAGGACCAAAGTATGATCAACAATAATGAG
The nucleotide sequence above comes from Chanodichthys erythropterus isolate Z2021 chromosome 23, ASM2448905v1, whole genome shotgun sequence. Encoded proteins:
- the lztfl1 gene encoding leucine zipper transcription factor-like protein 1 isoform X1; this translates as MLDPNVNALYLILETFIFAPCHDKTLHYPAVMADFGFNEHHQNEVINYMRFARSKRALRLKTIDSCFQDLKDSRLIEETYTVDEVSDMLDGLQVLVRGEVEMELINTAHTNVLLLRQLFSQAEKFYLRLQTDISELENRELLEQVAEFEKTDFKPNSKVNQESSKPKLAPLNEGVSELLQKEISRLQEDNDKLKARLRTLESQAMSALDDKSKAERALKDLQKSQGDHQFAMCAQEIANLEGTVAAMQADFEKTLNANVASQKDLQDSLVSAKHDLLRVQEQLSLAEKELEKKFQQTAAYRNMKEILTKKNEQIKDLRKRLQRYESDE
- the lztfl1 gene encoding leucine zipper transcription factor-like protein 1 isoform X2; this encodes MLDPNVNALYLILETFIFAPCHDKTLHYPAVMADFGFNEHHQNEVINYMRFARSKRALRLKTIDSCFQDLKDSRLIEETYTVDEVSDMLDGLQVLVRGEVEMELINTAHTNVLLLRQLFSQAEKFYLRLQTDISELENRELLEQVAEFEKTDFKPNSKVNQESSKPKLAPLNEGVSELLQKEISRLQEDNDKLKARLRTLESQAMSALDDKSKAERALKDLQKSQGDHQEIANLEGTVAAMQADFEKTLNANVASQKDLQDSLVSAKHDLLRVQEQLSLAEKELEKKFQQTAAYRNMKEILTKKNEQIKDLRKRLQRYESDE